The DNA sequence TGATTGGTGAGTCATGGGGAGCTTATTATCAAGATGACCATGGGTACCTTAACAGTGGGATGATGGATTCATTACTAGACTTTGAATTTAAAAACTATGCGATTAACTTTGCAAACGGTCAAATTGATAGTGTAGAACATACGTTACAAGCAAGAAACCAATCGATTTCCAATGGTGCGACACTAGGACAATTTTTAGGAAGTCATGATGAAATTGGTTTCCTAGACCAAAGCAGAATCAATGGGGATGAAGGGAAATTAAAGCTAGGAGCAGCTCTTCAAATCACGTCTAAAGGACAACCAGTTATTTATTATGGTGAAGAATTAGGCTATTCTGGTGAAGCCAATTATCCTCATTACACAAATCGATATGTTATTGATTGGGATGAAGTAGAAGATAATGACATTCATGAGCATTATACGAAACTTTTAAATGCAAGAGCAGAGTATTCACAAGTATTCTCAAAGGGAACAAGAACTAGATTAGCAGGTTCTGATGCAGAAGGGTTCACTGTTTTTGAAAGAGAGTTTGAAGGTGAATCTGTCGTTGTAGCTATTAACGTGACAGAATCAGATAACGAAGCAACGTTTGCAGTTCCTTTTACAGCAGGAAGTGAAATTACCGACATTTACGGAAATCATACGTATACCGTAAATCAAGATCAAACGGTTACGGTAACCATTCCTAATCGCGATGCGGGTGGTACTGTCATTCTTGCAGCAGGAATTGTACCTGATCCAGTTGATGGAGAACTACCAACTGAGCCAGGCACAGAACAACCTGGAGTTGAACAGCCAGGAGCAGAAGAACCAGGTATTGAGCAACCAGGAGCTGAACAGCCAGTGACTGAACAGCCAGGTACTTCTAAACCAGGCGTTGAACAACCAAAAGAAAAAGGTAAAGACAAAGAAGTAAGAACGGACAAAAAAGTAAAAACAGACAAAGAAAAGAAAGGAGATAAACTCCCAAGCACAGCAACAAATATGTATAACATGCTTGTAATAGGTACCTTACTAGTTTTAGTAGGTGGGGGAATTGTCTTCTACGTAAGAAAAAGAAAGATGAACATAGAATAGTTTGATTGTAGTTGAGGGTGGGATAAAAGTTGTGTTAACTTTTGTCTCACCCTCTTCATTCAACATTAGGTTGATTATAAGATTGAACAATCTATTAATCTGAATGTATTTATGGTAAAGTAAAATAGAACTAAATCATAAATTGTAGGTGAGACGAATGAAAATTGTAGCGCGACTTTTTATATTATGTGGTTTAGGTTTTGTGATTTATGCAGGGTATGAGCTTTATATGACGCATATGAAACAACAAGAATCGATAGCAGAAGCCGTTAAAATTACAGAAGACGGAAATGGCATTAATTCGGCAGAGGACATGAATATTAAAGATGGGGATGTCATTGGTGTTTTATATATCCCTCGCTTCGATAAAGATCTTGCAATAATATCAGGGACGAATGAAGAAGAATTAAGCCGAGGAGTTGGCCACTTTACTTCAACAGTTTTACCTGGTCAGAACGACCAAATTCTATTATCAGGTCATCGTGACACTGTGTTTCGAGGTTTCGGTGAATTACAAAATGGTGATGAATTTATCGTGAAAATGCCATATGGTGAGTTTACGTATGTGATGTACGATTCAGAAATTGTAGATGCTGATGACCGTACGGTAATTCGCTCAATGGCACCGGATGAAGTTCTTACTTTATCAACGTGTTACCCGTTTGACTTTATTGGTTCAGCTCCAGACCGCTACATTATTTATGCAAAACCAAAGGAATAAAGTTTTAAGTACAGGCATATCGGGTAATTGGTATACAAGGACAAACCCTAAAGAAAGAGGAGATGTCAATGTGGACCATTATTGTGTTAATAATCATTTTGTGGTTACTCGGCTTCTCGTTTGAGATTGCAGGGAACCTTATCCACTTATTGCTTGTACTTGCTTTGATCGCTCTCATTTATAACCTCATTATGAGAGCAAAAAAATGAAACGTATAAAAAAACAAGCCATCGGCCAAAAGCTGGTGGTTTGTTTTTTATATTGATTCGGGGCGTGCCAGGCACGACCCAAATTTAACGGAAAGAATTGTATATTTTAGAAGAAGTGACGAACAATACTAGTATCTTTTTATTTAAAGGAGGAGTCTTCATGAATACAGGAAATAACGAAGAAACGTTTGTAGCTGTTCGAAAAAACAACGAGGGTGACATCGTTGAATTGAAAACATCAACAGGAAGAGTGATGGACTACAAACAGGCACAACAAGAAGTGCAAAATGGTATTATTTCCGGGGCTAATGTGTTTACAGGTCGTGATGGAGAACCTCATTTGCGAAGCAATGCGGATGGAAATCCGGATAATAACTTAGATAACCTACCACAATTTTAGAATGAGGGTGGATAATGTGACGAAAAAACAAGTAAGTAAAGATAAGACAACATTAACGGATACACCAAAGGATGAAGAAATTACGATTCGTTCTGATGTCAGTTCGTATGACCCATTTCGTACCACTCCTTATAATGCTGGAGATTCAGTGAATGAACATAAGGAACAAGAAGAAGCCAACCAATTTATCGCTAATGAAGAAATTAAACAACAAATGGAAAACAATTAAAAAAGGGAGGTTGATGGCCTTCTGAGCAATGAGAGTAGTCTTGCTACATCATTGCTTTTTTAAACATATTCGGGGTGATTCAATTGCTATTTATTTTTGACATAATGAAAATGGCAGTGAAAATAAAAAATCTCACTCTTATCCTAGTGACAACCATTTTTATCGTGGTGAGTTCATATATTGTATGTTACCTTGAACCTCAAACGTTTGAAACCCTTTTTATTGGATTTTGGTATGTAATGACAACAATAACGACAACGGGCTATGGAGATTATGTGCCAGCAACTGTGGCAGGGAAACTATATGCTCTCTTATTATATATGTTTGGTATAACATTGCTTGGGATAGTCGTAGGAAAAATGGTTGAAGGGGTTGGGTTATATCGAAAGTTAAAGGAGGAAGGGAGATTGAGATTTAAAGGGAAAAATCACTACATTTTGATTGGATGGACGCATAAGGCCAAAAAAACGGTGGAAGAAATTCGTCTAGCCAAAACAAATGCAGCTATCGTTCTCATAGATAATACTCCAAAAGCTCCTCTTGAAATGGACGGGCTGTTCTTCATACAGGGTGACCCAACGGAACGTGACATACTTGAAAAGGCAAACATTCGCGAGGCGGATGCCGTTTTAATTTTTGCGCCTGACGCCATTTATGATCCCATTTCTGTCGATGGTCGTTCTCTTTTAATTACATCTACCATTGAAAGTTTAGCGACAGAATATGGTATCGATATTTATACAATTGTAGAAATCGTAAGAGAGAAACATATTTCAAATTTTAAACATGCCAATGTGGATGAGTTTGTTTTATCAAATGAAGCGTTCTCTGATTTAATGGCAAAGTCAGCTATTCATAAAGGATCGACAAGTGTGTTTATGCAGTTACTCAGCCGAGAGTACGGAGATAATGTGTGGGAGCTTGAGAAAAGTTCGCGGTGGACTACGTATCGTGATGCCTTTAGTCAACTCCAAGAAATTGGTGCAAATCTATTATCGGACGGTAAAGATTTTGGCATTATTCGTAAATTAGATGAACAAATTCCTGAAGAGGCTAAACTTTATATTATTTGCGATGAGTCAACTTATAATAAAATTAAAATGGAATATTAAAGATACTTAGCATAATGCTGGGTATTTTTTTTGTTTTCTTTCGTTTATGATTAATTTTATTAAAACCAAAAAAAGAGTAGCTTCGTCTAATAGATAAGAGTGAGGTGAAGAAATGGAAGAGGTACAGCAAGCGATGTTCATGACAACCGATGACCGAGATGCCCTGTTACAAGAGTTGATGGAATCATACGGTGATGACATTTTAAGACTCGTATATTCCTACATAAAGGACAGGAGCTTAGCGGAAGATTTAACACAAGAAATTTTTATAAAATGCTTTACCCATCTTCAAGGCTTTCAACAACAATCCTCCATTAAAACCTGGCTATATCGAATTGCAAGTAACCATTGTAAAGATTATTTACGGAGCTGGCATTATCGGAAAATGGTCTTAAGTGAAAAGGTTGGGAGCGTACTAACAACCAAGGATAAAGAAGTGGAAGATGAAGTTGTAGGAAGAAGTGAAGAGAAGCAACTTGCCGAAGCGTTATTGACATTACCTGTTCGTTACAGGGAAGTCCTGTATTTTCACTATTTTGAAGAGTGGTCTGTAACAGAAATAAGTAAGCTCCTAGAAGGAAACCCGAATACAGTGAAAACGAGATTAAAGCGTGGTCGCGAACTTTTAAAACTTGAACTTGAAAGGCGGGGTATCCATGGATGAACAAATAAGACGATTAAAACAAGCGATGAATCAAACGGTTTTTAAAGAGTTAACTTTTTCAGATAAACATAAACAGGCGGTTCAAAACCAAATTAGTAAGATGGATGGAAATCAAGAACAAAGCACAATTCAAACGGACATTTTAAAAATCGTAACTGAACCTCAAAGCGGATTTCAGATTTTTACTGTGCTAGAAAAACGCCATATCTTCCAATTTGAAAATAAAGAAGGAGAGCTCTATACGTTATTGCATTCGATGGAAAAAGACGGTCTGATTTGTTCAAACTGGATTGAAGATACAATCATGCGTAAGGAGTATAAAATTAGTTCTAAAGGAAGAACTGTTTTACAGGAACTAGAAAAGAAAGAGTCATCACCATCTTTTGTTCCCCGTACGGTAGGAGGAGAAACGCAATGAATACGATTCAAAAATACATTGAAGAAGTTTGTCGTCACATTAAATCAAAGGAAGCGAGAAAAGTTGTTTCCCTTGAGTTAGAGCACCATCTGGCGGAAAAAAAGTCTGCCCTACAAGAGAAAGGAATAACTGGAGATGAAGCCGATGCAGTTGCGGTGGAACAGATGGGAAATCCAATTACCGTTGGCAAAGAGTTTCACAAACTCCATAAACCAATCATTGACTGGGGATTATTAAGCTTATTAGTCATTCTTTTAGGAGTTAGTTTACTTCCTAAATTCGTGTTCGAACAAATGTACACAGGAAGTTTCTTAAAAACTTTGATTTTTAGTTTAGTAGGTCTAGGGATAAGTTTGCTTATAATGTTTTTTAACTACCGGTGGTTAGCTAATAAAGGACTGATACTCTATGGAATTGCAATTGCTTTATTATTTTGGTCAGCTCAATTTGGTGTGATTCATAAGGGGAGACCGATGCTTTCCATATTTAACTTCAAAACTGATTATTTTATTTTAGTATTGATATTAGGCATTGCTTGGGCAAGTATCCTTAGTACATATGCAAAACCAATTGATACATCTTGGAAACTGCAAATCCTAGTACTTGTTGCTATATTTATTCCAGTGGTCATGTTTAGTTCTAATACGTATCCTTTTTATGGAGCATTATATTTCATTTTGACCTTAATATTACTTTGGAATTCTCCGCTCGAAAAAAAGGTAAAAAGAAGATTTATGGGTACTCAAGCAATAGTGGCTATCTCTGTTACAATCGTATCATTGTTAGCCTTCATACAAGCGATAAAATATACTGATTACACGTTGTTAAAGCCTCACCATCTTGAAAGAATAAATGGATTTTTGTTTGCTGAACAGTACAAGGATGGTGCTGGGTACCAAAACTTCATAATTAAAGATTTACTAGGTAATTCGAGCTGGTTTGGAACCGGAGAGCAACCAGAACAGCTATCAAAACTTCCTGAAATACATACGGATTTTGTATTAACATCTTTAATTCACTCAATAGGGTGGTTTGGTGCATCTATTATTATTCTTATCTTTATTGTTGCTATGATAAGAATAGGAACCGTGTTTATGAAAACAGCAGAACCTTTCGGAAGGCTTATTGTCATCGGAGGATTAACGATCTTTTCTTTATGTACGTTATGGAGTCTAGGTATGAACATCGGAGTTCTTCCTATTACTAATGTTTCTTTTCCTTTCTTAAGCTATGGAGGGATGAACCAAATGATTTACTCCGTAATATTTGGTCTGATCTTAAGCGTTTATCGCCGGAGATTTTTAGTTGCGCCAACAGTGGTGAGTAAAAAAATTTAGGTAGGTGGGTAAGTGATAGTTTTTTTCGGGACATTGATTCTACTCATTTTTATTGCCTTTGATTTCATTCGTATGAGGACCAACGATTTAGTGAGAAGATGTATCTTTTACAGTTTTCTTTTCTATCTCATCTTTGTCCTTCACTATACGGTTGGGTCGCATCTTTCACTGCCACTTAATAACGAATTTTTTAATTGGAACTATGCGTTTCAACTGATTCCCTTTTATTTTGTATATGATTTATATTTGCTTTATAACCATATAGATTCTTGGTTTTTCTGGAACGCGGTTAAACTTTCTTTTCTGAACGTATTGCTATTGTTACCATTTGGCGTGTATCTAGCTTTGTTGTTCAATATTAAAACTGTAAAAAAAGCAGCGTTTATCTTATTTTTAGGAAGTCTAACTATCGAAAGCTATCAGCTTCTCTTTGGGTATATTGGATTGATTTCCGGAAGAACGTTTAATGTCGATGATTTAATTTTAAATACTATTGGGGGAGTGGTAGGATTTATTGCAATGATACACACACTGAAGTTTTATAAGAAATATAGTAAAGAGGTGGCGGTTTCGCTCAGTGCTTAGAGGGTATGACAAAAGGTTAAACGAGGGCACTGTAAAAGTTAAAAAACGAACTTTTTTCAGTGCCCTTAATTATGGTTGCAATGGCTCCACACGTTGCCCGCCAGCTACGAGAAACCCACTCGTAGTTGGCTTTAAAAAAATGCAACGGTTACGCACATTGCTTCTAGGGCACTGTAAAAGTTAAAAACCGAACTTTTTCAGTGCCCTAGAAAAAAAACAACCTATTGTCATACCCTTCTTTTTTCCATTAACAGCTCTATGCGAGGTTTGGGTCTTAATGTGATTAATGGTTGTGGCTTTACGATAGGATGGTGTTCTGGCATTTTAAATGAATATCTATGAGATATTGTGGCTAGAACTAGGACAGCTTCCATCATTGCAAAATGATTACCGATACATACTCTTGGTCCTCCACCAAAAGGAAAGTAGGCGAAGGTAGGTAGTGATTTGATAAAGGCATGTTCAAAACGTTCTGGAATAAACTCATTTGGATTTTCAAAAAAACTAGATTTTCGATGCATGACATACGGGCTAATCAGGACCATATCTCCTTTTTTGAACGGGTGGTCACCTATCGTAACAGCTGTATCGGCTTTTCTGCCAATAACATAAGCAGGAGGATACAATCTCATCGTTTCCGATATGATGTTTTGAGTATATGGTAAACTCTGAAAATGAGAGGGTGTAAGATGTCCTTGACCTATCACCGTATCGAGTTCTTGGTGTAATTTCTCTTGGATATCAGG is a window from the Bacillus alkalicellulosilyticus genome containing:
- a CDS encoding potassium channel family protein, producing the protein MLFIFDIMKMAVKIKNLTLILVTTIFIVVSSYIVCYLEPQTFETLFIGFWYVMTTITTTGYGDYVPATVAGKLYALLLYMFGITLLGIVVGKMVEGVGLYRKLKEEGRLRFKGKNHYILIGWTHKAKKTVEEIRLAKTNAAIVLIDNTPKAPLEMDGLFFIQGDPTERDILEKANIREADAVLIFAPDAIYDPISVDGRSLLITSTIESLATEYGIDIYTIVEIVREKHISNFKHANVDEFVLSNEAFSDLMAKSAIHKGSTSVFMQLLSREYGDNVWELEKSSRWTTYRDAFSQLQEIGANLLSDGKDFGIIRKLDEQIPEEAKLYIICDESTYNKIKMEY
- a CDS encoding DUF3892 domain-containing protein; translation: MNTGNNEETFVAVRKNNEGDIVELKTSTGRVMDYKQAQQEVQNGIISGANVFTGRDGEPHLRSNADGNPDNNLDNLPQF
- a CDS encoding helix-turn-helix transcriptional regulator, yielding MDEQIRRLKQAMNQTVFKELTFSDKHKQAVQNQISKMDGNQEQSTIQTDILKIVTEPQSGFQIFTVLEKRHIFQFENKEGELYTLLHSMEKDGLICSNWIEDTIMRKEYKISSKGRTVLQELEKKESSPSFVPRTVGGETQ
- a CDS encoding FtsW/RodA/SpoVE family cell cycle protein, which produces MNTIQKYIEEVCRHIKSKEARKVVSLELEHHLAEKKSALQEKGITGDEADAVAVEQMGNPITVGKEFHKLHKPIIDWGLLSLLVILLGVSLLPKFVFEQMYTGSFLKTLIFSLVGLGISLLIMFFNYRWLANKGLILYGIAIALLFWSAQFGVIHKGRPMLSIFNFKTDYFILVLILGIAWASILSTYAKPIDTSWKLQILVLVAIFIPVVMFSSNTYPFYGALYFILTLILLWNSPLEKKVKRRFMGTQAIVAISVTIVSLLAFIQAIKYTDYTLLKPHHLERINGFLFAEQYKDGAGYQNFIIKDLLGNSSWFGTGEQPEQLSKLPEIHTDFVLTSLIHSIGWFGASIIILIFIVAMIRIGTVFMKTAEPFGRLIVIGGLTIFSLCTLWSLGMNIGVLPITNVSFPFLSYGGMNQMIYSVIFGLILSVYRRRFLVAPTVVSKKI
- a CDS encoding lmo0937 family membrane protein — its product is MWTIIVLIIILWLLGFSFEIAGNLIHLLLVLALIALIYNLIMRAKK
- a CDS encoding sigma-70 family RNA polymerase sigma factor, with protein sequence MEEVQQAMFMTTDDRDALLQELMESYGDDILRLVYSYIKDRSLAEDLTQEIFIKCFTHLQGFQQQSSIKTWLYRIASNHCKDYLRSWHYRKMVLSEKVGSVLTTKDKEVEDEVVGRSEEKQLAEALLTLPVRYREVLYFHYFEEWSVTEISKLLEGNPNTVKTRLKRGRELLKLELERRGIHG
- a CDS encoding class D sortase — its product is MKIVARLFILCGLGFVIYAGYELYMTHMKQQESIAEAVKITEDGNGINSAEDMNIKDGDVIGVLYIPRFDKDLAIISGTNEEELSRGVGHFTSTVLPGQNDQILLSGHRDTVFRGFGELQNGDEFIVKMPYGEFTYVMYDSEIVDADDRTVIRSMAPDEVLTLSTCYPFDFIGSAPDRYIIYAKPKE
- a CDS encoding VanZ family protein, producing MIVFFGTLILLIFIAFDFIRMRTNDLVRRCIFYSFLFYLIFVLHYTVGSHLSLPLNNEFFNWNYAFQLIPFYFVYDLYLLYNHIDSWFFWNAVKLSFLNVLLLLPFGVYLALLFNIKTVKKAAFILFLGSLTIESYQLLFGYIGLISGRTFNVDDLILNTIGGVVGFIAMIHTLKFYKKYSKEVAVSLSA